One stretch of Roseimicrobium sp. ORNL1 DNA includes these proteins:
- the polA gene encoding DNA polymerase I, whose product MPNRLFLLDSMALLYRAHFALIKKPIFNSKGVNTSALYGFANVLLDIRENQKPTHLSAAFDTSAPTPRHTMFAEYKAQREEMPEDLSLAIPAAKRLLKAMRIPILELDGYEADDLIGTLAHQAEGRGDFETYMVTPDKDFGQLVTERTKIYKPGRQGSDTEILGVKEICERWGVQNPEQVIDILGLMGDASDNIPGIKGVGEKTAAKLIQQFGGVEAMLERVDEIEGKLKDKVKEGAAMARLSRQLAVIMRDAPAPVGLDEMALQSFDDDALKAIFVEYEFNALGRRIFGEDFKAGRGGAAAPAQPTKKTSAKAKSAAGGDAQGDLFGGGGTTAEAPTTIPTELEANEQELFDAPTNPNLQTAATVPHKYDLVTTREDRERWLKRLAEVKAFCFDTETDGLDPLTARMLGMSFAIDPHEACYIHIPEDPQEHLAVLAELKPLLTTSTAEKIGHNLKFDLRVLMAHKIEVAGPFFDTMLAHSLIEPDQRHGMDYLSERYLGYSPISITTLIGEKKGPTPQKSMAEVPLEPLAEYAAEDADVTLQLATILRPELEKQGQHKVFYDIEAPLLPVLVRMEHVGVTVDAPTLNEIGHTLEQRARELEARIHSYAGAPFNLNSPKKLGEVLFDQLRLIEKPKKTATGQYQTNEQTLQSLVGVHPIIEDILAYRESTKLKNTYVDALPATVNPIDGRVHTTFHQLMAATGRMASSDPNLQNIPIRSDAGREIRKAFVPEKEDWVLLSADYSQIELRVMAALSGDDNMAEAFQRKLDIHTATAAKVYNVPLEETTSDMRRTAKMVNFGIIYGISAFGLSQRLGIPRAEAGQIIDSYFVQYPGVREYMDREVEDARKRGFVSTLTGRRRFLRDINSSNATVRNATERVAMNTPIQGTAADMIKLAMITVDRLLHEGGFKTRMLLQVHDELLFEVPNSEVEKVTPIIVESMQHALPLRVPVLVETGTGKNWLEAH is encoded by the coding sequence ATGCCGAATCGCCTCTTCCTCCTCGACAGCATGGCGCTGTTGTACCGTGCGCACTTTGCACTGATCAAGAAGCCCATCTTCAACAGCAAGGGGGTCAATACGTCGGCGCTCTACGGCTTCGCCAACGTGCTGCTAGACATCCGGGAGAATCAGAAGCCCACGCACCTGTCGGCGGCCTTTGATACCAGTGCGCCCACACCGCGCCACACCATGTTCGCCGAGTACAAGGCGCAGCGCGAGGAAATGCCGGAGGACCTCTCCCTGGCCATCCCCGCAGCGAAGCGGCTGCTGAAGGCCATGCGCATTCCCATCCTTGAGCTGGATGGATATGAGGCAGACGATCTCATCGGCACGCTCGCGCATCAGGCGGAGGGACGCGGCGACTTCGAGACGTACATGGTCACGCCGGACAAGGACTTCGGCCAGCTCGTGACGGAGCGCACGAAGATTTACAAACCGGGCCGCCAGGGAAGCGACACGGAGATTCTCGGCGTCAAAGAAATATGCGAACGCTGGGGAGTACAGAATCCCGAGCAGGTGATCGACATCCTCGGTCTCATGGGGGATGCGAGCGACAACATCCCGGGCATCAAAGGCGTGGGAGAGAAGACGGCCGCGAAGCTCATTCAACAGTTCGGCGGTGTCGAGGCAATGCTGGAGCGCGTGGACGAAATCGAAGGCAAGCTGAAGGACAAGGTGAAGGAAGGCGCGGCCATGGCACGCCTCTCGCGGCAGCTTGCGGTGATCATGCGCGATGCGCCCGCGCCGGTGGGACTCGATGAGATGGCGTTGCAATCCTTCGACGATGACGCGCTGAAGGCCATCTTCGTGGAGTATGAATTCAATGCGCTCGGTCGCCGCATCTTTGGCGAGGATTTCAAGGCAGGACGCGGCGGGGCAGCAGCGCCCGCGCAACCGACAAAGAAGACCTCTGCGAAAGCAAAGTCAGCCGCGGGTGGCGATGCGCAGGGAGACCTCTTCGGCGGGGGTGGTACCACAGCAGAAGCTCCCACCACCATCCCCACGGAGCTTGAGGCGAACGAGCAGGAACTGTTCGACGCTCCCACGAATCCGAATCTGCAAACAGCGGCTACCGTGCCGCACAAGTATGATCTGGTGACCACACGCGAGGATCGCGAGCGCTGGCTGAAGCGTCTCGCCGAGGTGAAGGCCTTCTGCTTCGATACGGAAACTGACGGGCTGGATCCACTGACCGCTCGCATGCTCGGCATGTCCTTTGCCATCGATCCGCATGAGGCGTGCTACATCCATATTCCGGAAGATCCGCAGGAGCATCTCGCCGTGTTGGCAGAGCTGAAGCCGCTGCTCACCACGAGCACGGCGGAGAAGATTGGGCACAACCTGAAGTTCGACCTGCGCGTGCTCATGGCTCACAAGATTGAGGTCGCTGGCCCCTTCTTTGACACCATGCTCGCCCACTCCCTCATTGAGCCCGATCAGCGGCACGGGATGGATTACTTGAGCGAGCGCTATCTGGGTTACTCGCCCATCTCCATCACCACGCTCATCGGTGAGAAGAAGGGACCCACACCGCAGAAGAGCATGGCGGAGGTACCGCTGGAACCGCTGGCCGAGTACGCGGCGGAAGATGCGGACGTGACCCTGCAGCTCGCAACCATCCTGCGTCCCGAACTGGAAAAGCAGGGACAGCACAAGGTCTTCTATGACATCGAAGCACCGCTGCTGCCCGTGCTGGTGCGCATGGAGCACGTGGGAGTGACCGTGGACGCACCCACGCTCAATGAAATTGGACACACCTTGGAGCAGCGCGCTCGTGAATTGGAAGCTCGCATCCACAGCTATGCGGGAGCCCCCTTCAACCTGAACTCGCCGAAGAAGCTGGGTGAGGTGCTCTTCGATCAACTGCGGCTGATTGAGAAGCCGAAGAAGACGGCGACCGGCCAGTACCAGACCAACGAGCAGACCCTGCAGTCGCTCGTGGGTGTGCATCCCATCATCGAGGACATCCTGGCCTATCGTGAGTCCACCAAACTGAAGAACACTTATGTGGATGCGCTGCCCGCCACGGTGAATCCGATTGATGGCCGCGTGCACACCACCTTCCACCAGCTCATGGCGGCGACGGGCCGCATGGCCTCCTCGGATCCGAACCTGCAGAACATCCCCATCCGCAGCGATGCTGGGCGTGAGATTCGCAAGGCGTTCGTTCCCGAGAAGGAAGACTGGGTGCTGCTCAGCGCGGACTATTCGCAGATCGAACTGCGCGTGATGGCCGCCCTCAGTGGTGATGATAACATGGCGGAGGCATTCCAACGCAAGCTCGACATTCACACCGCCACCGCCGCAAAGGTGTATAACGTGCCTCTTGAGGAGACCACCTCCGACATGCGGCGCACGGCGAAGATGGTGAACTTCGGCATCATCTATGGCATCAGCGCCTTCGGCCTGAGCCAGCGTCTGGGCATCCCACGAGCAGAGGCAGGACAGATCATCGACAGCTACTTCGTCCAGTATCCCGGCGTGCGTGAGTACATGGACCGGGAGGTGGAAGATGCGCGCAAGCGCGGATTCGTGTCCACGCTCACGGGACGTCGCCGTTTTCTGCGGGACATCAATTCCTCCAACGCCACCGTACGCAATGCCACTGAACGCGTAGCGATGAACACACCCATCCAGGGCACGGCGGCGGACATGATCAAGCTCGCCATGATCACCGTGGACCGACTGTTGCACGAAGGTGGATTCAAGACTCGCATGCTCCTGCAGGTGCACGATGAATTGCTCTTTGAAGTGCCCAACAGCGAAGTGGAGAAGGTCACGCCCATCATTGTGGAGAGCATGCAGCACGCTCTTCCCCTTCGCGTGCCGGTGCTGGTGGAGACGGGCACGGGGAAGAATTGGCTGGAGGCGCACTGA
- a CDS encoding exo-alpha-sialidase yields the protein MNRTLCLAHAVVIFMVTPAPAVDRAEPAPARGLPFPPAFSVLDDVLQLPPPFGRGVPMLPPQQQPNQMNQQRPRFGPWQGDVNVTVAGADGTVTRLHTFERAGVPTVARLKDGRLMAAFQNFPKDDQANFDKVAVSFSADEGKTWTTPATMVITGMDQGLMRPFDPTLVPLPDGRVRMYFTSNRSPRFEESTPAIYSAISEDGLHYTFEPGMRFGVEGKVVIDCAVCLHQGVFHLFSPDNGTPAEMREEQFPGRPRPASGLGYHATSKDGLNFERVPDVKIEGASNLRWLGNVLSDGTTMTFIGTGSATPRRGGLWMATSKTGTDWTLIESPPSIVGADPGIVQLKDGTSLVVSTAIAVSGERTR from the coding sequence ATGAACCGCACCCTCTGCCTCGCGCATGCCGTCGTCATCTTCATGGTCACGCCCGCCCCCGCCGTGGACCGGGCTGAGCCTGCCCCTGCGCGCGGCCTGCCTTTCCCTCCGGCGTTTTCGGTGTTGGACGATGTCCTTCAGCTCCCGCCTCCCTTCGGCCGTGGTGTGCCCATGCTGCCACCGCAGCAGCAGCCAAATCAGATGAACCAGCAGCGCCCGAGATTCGGTCCCTGGCAGGGAGATGTGAATGTCACCGTGGCCGGAGCGGACGGCACCGTGACCCGGCTCCATACCTTCGAGAGGGCTGGCGTGCCCACCGTGGCCCGGCTCAAGGATGGCCGTCTGATGGCGGCGTTTCAGAACTTCCCCAAGGATGACCAGGCCAACTTCGACAAGGTGGCCGTCTCCTTTTCAGCGGACGAGGGAAAGACGTGGACCACGCCCGCGACCATGGTCATCACCGGCATGGATCAGGGCCTGATGCGCCCCTTCGATCCCACACTGGTGCCTCTGCCGGACGGTCGCGTGCGCATGTACTTCACCAGCAATCGCAGCCCACGATTTGAAGAAAGCACGCCCGCCATCTATTCCGCCATCTCGGAGGACGGTCTCCACTACACCTTTGAACCCGGCATGCGCTTCGGCGTGGAGGGCAAGGTGGTCATCGACTGTGCAGTGTGTTTGCATCAGGGTGTATTCCACCTCTTCTCACCTGACAACGGCACCCCGGCAGAAATGCGCGAGGAGCAGTTTCCGGGACGTCCCCGGCCAGCATCCGGTCTCGGCTACCACGCCACCAGCAAGGACGGCCTGAACTTCGAACGCGTGCCCGATGTGAAAATCGAGGGTGCCTCCAACCTCCGCTGGCTGGGCAATGTCCTTTCAGACGGCACTACCATGACCTTCATCGGCACCGGCAGCGCCACTCCCCGACGCGGCGGCCTCTGGATGGCCACGAGCAAGACCGGAACCGACTGGACCTTGATCGAGTCACCCCCCTCCATCGTGGGAGCCGACCCCGGCATTGTGCAGCTCAAAGACGGGACGTCCCTGGTGGTATCGACGGCGATTGCGGTGTCTGGGGAGAGGACGAGGTAA
- the leuS gene encoding leucine--tRNA ligase, which yields MSSERRKQYPFDEFEPKWQKLWDETKAFRTPGPGDADFVASKPKYFVMDMFPYPSGEGLHVGHPEGYTATDIVARYKRMTGSNVLHPMGWDAFGLPAEQYAIKTGQHPRVTTEKNVNSFRAQLKRLGFAYDWDREVNTTDPGYFKWTQWIFLQLYNSYFDEKSNKARPISDLEQLGWDRDRIDARRLAFVSEAPVNWCPELGTVLANEEVIDGKSEVGGFPVERRPLRQWMLRITAFAQRLIDELEHLDWPESIKLLQRNWIGRSEGAEVKFEIEAPDAPSNPSVTVFTTRPDTLFGATYMVLSPEHPLVKSITTAEQQPLVEAYVKKVASKSDLERTELAKDKTGVFTGAYAINPVNENRIPVWIADYVLMSYGTGAIMAVPGHDERDFEFATKFELPIVQVVQPPEGTDWHSYTDDGIAIHSGFLDGLSTHEAKRTISEWLEEKGLGRKMVNFKLRDWLFSRQRYWGEPFPIVWEDGKHRAVDVSELPVVPPDLDDFKPTGTPEPPLSKATAWVQYSNKATRELNTMPQWAGSCWYYLRYCDPKNAERFISKEAEAYWMGANGKPGGVDLYIGGTEHAVLHLLYARFWHKVLHDLGYLMTPEPFQRLVNQGLIMGEDGQKMSKSRGNVVNPDHVVAEYGADSLRLYEMFMGPLEQVKPWSMKGVEGVYRFLARVWRLVQESNQEGVWSTSPQLQDVAPDNKLNKVLHETIKKVGEDIEKLSFNTAISQMMVLTNAFTQAEVRPASAVMTLLVLLNPFAPHVSEELAERLGAAFPGLKRQGLLAHQTWPTYDPAALVSSEVEVVLQVNGKLRDRLTVPADISKEDMEKFARDNAKVKEFTEGLTVRKIVVVPGKLVNVVAN from the coding sequence ATGAGCAGCGAACGACGCAAACAGTACCCCTTCGACGAATTCGAGCCGAAGTGGCAGAAGCTTTGGGACGAGACCAAGGCCTTCCGCACACCCGGTCCGGGGGACGCTGATTTTGTGGCGTCGAAGCCCAAGTACTTCGTGATGGACATGTTCCCCTACCCCAGTGGTGAGGGCCTGCATGTGGGTCACCCTGAGGGGTACACGGCCACGGACATCGTGGCGCGCTACAAGCGTATGACGGGCAGCAACGTGCTGCACCCCATGGGCTGGGACGCCTTCGGCCTGCCGGCGGAGCAGTATGCCATCAAGACCGGGCAGCATCCCCGCGTGACCACGGAGAAGAACGTGAACAGCTTCCGCGCGCAGCTCAAGCGCCTGGGCTTCGCGTATGACTGGGACCGCGAGGTAAACACCACGGACCCCGGCTACTTCAAGTGGACGCAGTGGATCTTCCTGCAGCTCTACAACAGCTATTTCGACGAGAAGAGCAACAAGGCCCGCCCCATTTCCGACCTGGAGCAACTGGGATGGGACCGCGATCGCATCGATGCGCGCCGTCTGGCCTTCGTGAGCGAAGCGCCGGTGAACTGGTGCCCGGAACTGGGCACGGTGCTGGCGAATGAAGAAGTCATCGATGGCAAGAGCGAAGTCGGCGGCTTCCCCGTGGAGCGTCGCCCACTGCGCCAGTGGATGCTGCGCATCACCGCCTTTGCCCAGCGCCTGATTGACGAACTGGAGCATCTGGACTGGCCGGAGAGCATCAAGCTGCTGCAGCGCAATTGGATTGGCCGCAGCGAGGGTGCTGAGGTGAAGTTCGAAATCGAGGCGCCCGACGCCCCGTCGAATCCCTCCGTTACCGTGTTCACCACGCGTCCGGACACGCTGTTTGGCGCTACGTACATGGTGCTGTCCCCCGAGCATCCGCTGGTGAAATCCATCACCACCGCGGAGCAGCAGCCGCTGGTGGAGGCGTATGTGAAGAAGGTGGCCAGCAAGAGCGACCTGGAACGCACGGAACTGGCCAAGGATAAGACCGGCGTCTTCACGGGCGCTTATGCAATCAATCCGGTCAACGAGAACCGCATCCCCGTGTGGATCGCGGACTACGTGCTGATGAGCTACGGCACCGGCGCCATCATGGCCGTGCCGGGACATGACGAACGTGACTTCGAATTCGCCACGAAGTTTGAGCTGCCCATCGTGCAGGTGGTGCAGCCACCGGAAGGCACCGACTGGCATAGCTACACGGATGACGGCATCGCCATCCACTCCGGTTTCCTGGACGGCCTGTCCACGCACGAGGCGAAGCGCACCATCTCCGAGTGGCTGGAGGAAAAGGGTCTGGGCCGCAAGATGGTGAACTTCAAGCTGCGCGACTGGCTCTTCAGCCGTCAGCGCTACTGGGGTGAGCCCTTCCCGATTGTGTGGGAGGACGGCAAGCATCGCGCCGTGGATGTTTCCGAGCTGCCCGTGGTGCCGCCGGATCTGGATGACTTCAAGCCCACCGGCACGCCCGAGCCTCCGCTGAGCAAGGCAACTGCGTGGGTGCAGTATTCCAACAAGGCGACCCGCGAGCTGAACACCATGCCGCAGTGGGCTGGGTCCTGCTGGTACTACCTGCGCTACTGCGACCCGAAGAATGCCGAGCGCTTCATTTCGAAGGAAGCTGAGGCGTACTGGATGGGCGCCAATGGCAAGCCCGGTGGCGTGGACCTGTACATCGGCGGCACGGAGCATGCCGTGCTGCACCTGCTTTACGCCCGCTTCTGGCACAAGGTCCTGCACGATCTGGGCTACCTGATGACGCCCGAGCCCTTCCAGAGGCTGGTAAATCAGGGACTGATCATGGGTGAGGACGGGCAAAAGATGTCCAAGTCCCGCGGCAATGTGGTCAATCCAGACCACGTGGTCGCCGAGTATGGGGCGGACTCGCTGCGCCTGTATGAGATGTTCATGGGCCCGCTGGAGCAGGTGAAGCCCTGGAGCATGAAGGGCGTGGAGGGCGTGTACCGCTTCCTGGCCCGCGTGTGGCGTCTGGTGCAGGAGAGCAATCAGGAGGGTGTGTGGTCCACTTCACCCCAGCTTCAGGACGTGGCTCCGGACAACAAGCTGAACAAGGTGCTGCACGAGACCATCAAAAAGGTGGGTGAGGACATCGAAAAGCTGAGCTTCAACACGGCTATCAGCCAGATGATGGTGCTCACGAATGCCTTCACCCAGGCTGAGGTGCGGCCCGCCAGCGCGGTGATGACTTTGCTGGTATTGCTGAATCCCTTCGCTCCCCACGTTTCCGAGGAACTGGCCGAGCGCCTGGGCGCGGCCTTCCCCGGCCTGAAGAGGCAGGGCCTACTGGCCCACCAGACCTGGCCCACCTACGACCCGGCCGCGCTGGTCTCCAGCGAGGTGGAGGTGGTGCTGCAGGTGAATGGAAAACTCCGTGACCGCCTCACCGTCCCCGCGGACATTTCCAAGGAAGACATGGAGAAATTCGCCCGGGACAACGCCAAGGTGAAGGAATTTACCGAAGGGCTTACCGTGCGAAAAATCGTTGTTGTGCCCGGAAAGCTGGTCAACGTGGTCGCGAATTGA
- a CDS encoding glycosyltransferase family 4 protein encodes MRIALVHYAAPPVIGGVERVLEQQAQILAMHGHEVVVVSGNKGAKVQGAIMEYAPNFYIKRLRSAFTGCEVIIVHNMFTMPFAWDCTQTLAELSREMTGTRFINWVHDVDVSKDTFDDLHLRAEHVAVSEVRRGEFCQKLGITKTKCKVVPNGINAGATLGLTKNVSAFASRHSIFEREMVLFHPSRIVARKNIELTIETTAALCKMGIDAVSIVTGAADPHRPESQEYAEKVNALLRKKKMEEHVLMAGQRFEASDEDVRGFYDLSDALFFPSKVEGFGLPLLEAAQHRLTVFCSDIPAHKEVAGKHAEYFALSEKPDAIAARIAKALKKDAFGARKREVVRQFSWERIYKDYLEPLLKAG; translated from the coding sequence ATGCGCATCGCTCTGGTCCACTACGCTGCACCTCCCGTCATCGGGGGCGTGGAGCGTGTGCTGGAGCAGCAGGCCCAGATCCTCGCCATGCACGGCCACGAGGTCGTGGTGGTGAGCGGAAACAAGGGTGCGAAGGTGCAGGGCGCCATCATGGAGTATGCGCCGAACTTTTATATCAAGCGTCTCCGCTCCGCCTTCACCGGGTGTGAGGTGATCATCGTGCACAACATGTTCACCATGCCCTTCGCCTGGGACTGCACCCAGACGCTGGCGGAACTCAGCCGGGAGATGACAGGAACGCGGTTCATCAACTGGGTACATGATGTCGATGTGTCGAAGGATACATTCGACGACCTCCATCTCCGCGCCGAGCACGTGGCCGTTTCCGAAGTGCGCCGCGGAGAGTTTTGCCAGAAGCTCGGCATCACCAAGACGAAGTGCAAGGTGGTGCCGAATGGCATCAATGCAGGCGCCACGCTCGGCCTGACCAAGAACGTTTCAGCCTTCGCCTCGCGGCATTCCATCTTTGAGCGCGAGATGGTGCTCTTCCACCCCTCGCGCATCGTCGCGCGGAAGAACATCGAGCTCACCATCGAAACCACGGCGGCCCTCTGCAAGATGGGCATTGATGCGGTGAGCATCGTGACCGGTGCTGCAGATCCGCATCGCCCGGAATCCCAGGAGTACGCGGAAAAGGTCAACGCGCTCCTCCGGAAGAAGAAGATGGAGGAGCATGTGCTCATGGCCGGCCAGCGATTCGAGGCCTCCGATGAGGATGTGCGTGGGTTCTACGACCTGTCGGATGCCCTGTTTTTCCCCAGCAAGGTCGAGGGTTTCGGCCTGCCCCTGCTGGAGGCCGCGCAGCATCGCCTGACCGTTTTCTGCTCGGACATCCCTGCGCACAAAGAGGTGGCTGGGAAGCACGCGGAGTATTTTGCCCTCTCGGAGAAGCCGGACGCCATCGCGGCCAGAATCGCCAAGGCGCTGAAGAAGGATGCCTTCGGAGCGAGGAAAAGGGAGGTCGTGCGACAATTTAGTTGGGAGCGTATCTACAAGGATTATCTTGAGCCCTTGCTCAAGGCGGGCTAA
- a CDS encoding SpoIIE family protein phosphatase encodes MSAALQNDESPESVRSIGGEGLLVETLLGVAASLNRSGDFESLLANILHGARAVMRCAACSISLPDAANGDLLIHSTQRDWKKEGAWRLPKGQGIAGRVFESRVAVNTADAANHPEHYRRTGQDAGLATQALLTIPLLDGEHCRGVMQAMNPEDREQFDADDVRIFMAFGALVSVTLGRREAEEQARARAVEEAERKVEMELARQVQETFLPEPRATHGPLRMQAYLEQATGIGGDCYFFHSPGPHLLLAGVGDVTGKGSSAALDMARLTTQIALTASQCVPEKFSAWLATLNNTLYQAMHAGDNAAALTVLLFDLENRRVQASAFAQAPPLFRSRENGTWQELACPRQPFFGQRRLTECKVASMALGSGTHWLAQSDGILEAVVKDGSELGREGLLGILNDAAWHESTDIESLVTKWRSLLKDGARDDATLLLLMDASPPPASRFEAACTPESIREARKFCEGWLDFAGIGRDLKVQILVGCDEVLTNVLKHAYGVDEPPGPITCVAAMEPAKLRFTIKHRGRGISQEEAAAQAHAGAREEGGMGLALVRRVFTHVHFHAANNAEEESEITLEKDLYM; translated from the coding sequence ATGAGTGCCGCGCTGCAGAATGATGAGTCACCCGAGTCAGTCCGCTCCATAGGCGGAGAGGGACTGCTGGTTGAAACTCTGCTCGGTGTCGCGGCGTCGCTCAATCGCTCAGGCGATTTCGAGTCACTGCTCGCGAACATCCTGCACGGTGCCCGCGCGGTGATGCGCTGCGCAGCGTGCTCCATTTCGCTGCCGGATGCCGCGAACGGTGATTTGCTGATTCACAGCACCCAGCGTGATTGGAAAAAGGAGGGCGCGTGGCGGCTTCCCAAAGGACAGGGCATCGCTGGTCGAGTGTTCGAATCGCGCGTGGCGGTGAACACCGCAGATGCTGCAAATCATCCTGAGCACTACCGCCGCACCGGGCAGGACGCGGGACTCGCAACGCAGGCGCTGCTGACCATTCCCCTCCTGGACGGAGAACACTGTCGCGGGGTGATGCAGGCGATGAATCCAGAAGATCGCGAGCAGTTCGATGCAGATGACGTGCGCATCTTCATGGCCTTTGGCGCGCTGGTGTCGGTGACTCTTGGAAGGCGTGAGGCGGAAGAGCAGGCCAGGGCTCGCGCGGTGGAGGAAGCCGAGCGCAAGGTGGAGATGGAACTGGCGCGACAGGTACAGGAAACTTTCCTGCCCGAGCCCCGCGCCACCCATGGTCCATTACGCATGCAGGCGTATCTGGAGCAGGCCACGGGCATTGGTGGCGATTGTTATTTCTTCCACTCGCCCGGGCCTCATCTGCTGCTCGCTGGTGTGGGAGATGTGACCGGCAAAGGCTCCAGCGCGGCGCTGGACATGGCGCGACTCACCACGCAGATCGCGCTCACGGCTTCGCAATGTGTGCCGGAGAAATTCAGCGCGTGGCTGGCGACGCTGAACAACACCCTGTATCAGGCGATGCACGCCGGTGACAATGCGGCGGCGCTGACCGTGCTTCTCTTCGACTTGGAGAACCGTCGTGTGCAGGCATCGGCCTTCGCCCAGGCACCGCCCCTCTTCCGCTCGCGTGAGAATGGCACATGGCAGGAGCTTGCGTGTCCGCGACAGCCCTTCTTCGGCCAGCGACGCCTCACGGAATGCAAAGTTGCCTCCATGGCGCTCGGCTCGGGGACACATTGGCTCGCGCAGTCCGACGGGATCCTGGAAGCAGTGGTCAAGGATGGCTCAGAACTGGGACGTGAAGGCCTGCTCGGTATCCTGAATGACGCTGCGTGGCATGAATCCACGGACATCGAATCCCTGGTCACCAAATGGCGCTCCCTCCTGAAGGATGGTGCGCGCGATGATGCCACTCTTCTTCTCCTTATGGACGCGTCTCCCCCACCCGCTTCCCGTTTCGAGGCCGCCTGCACGCCGGAGAGCATCCGGGAGGCACGGAAGTTCTGCGAAGGCTGGCTGGATTTCGCAGGCATCGGCAGGGACTTGAAAGTGCAAATCCTGGTGGGCTGCGACGAGGTGCTCACGAATGTGCTCAAGCACGCCTACGGTGTGGATGAGCCACCAGGCCCCATCACCTGCGTGGCCGCCATGGAGCCCGCAAAACTGCGCTTCACGATCAAGCATCGTGGCCGCGGCATCTCACAAGAAGAAGCCGCTGCCCAGGCTCACGCCGGTGCACGCGAAGAAGGGGGCATGGGCCTCGCGCTCGTGAGGCGTGTATTCACCCATGTGCATTTTCATGCGGCGAACAACGCGGAGGAGGAGTCGGAGATTACGCTGGAGAAGGACCTTTACATGTAA
- a CDS encoding MlaD family protein — MKLLKSLKGSYDAVLVLLIVAVAGILLFAIYRAIGGGSGTKLSFAASFDDITGIKEKSKVLFKGMPVGSVGALQYEPKTDKILVRIDLQSEVEIPSNVHPYLESSLFGDSHISLRTDPVAAGNGTLASITEKHRGSLEELHRIEGVRLSRADSVLPGLDQNARKAIDAAADAMVEVKAMATVSKDMLKTVNDDMDHLVMTPVKETVDELKRLIAGPEGQQDAGLAFELKNAVTELEQSTTAMNVLFNGSKDGSKKGLIDLTQKIDGGWQDIVSTLLEGKEETVNELQKVSAALDKAGKAISRSETQIQKLGTASDKVGDAARRVDVFMEMLSLKPNAVVWGKNKEQDRMIEQRGGTVTPRSGTSGQRTAPAVPRK, encoded by the coding sequence ATGAAACTTCTGAAATCACTCAAGGGCTCCTACGATGCGGTGCTGGTGCTGCTCATCGTGGCTGTAGCCGGCATCCTGCTCTTCGCCATCTATCGCGCGATTGGTGGAGGCTCGGGCACGAAGCTTTCCTTTGCGGCTTCATTCGATGACATCACGGGCATCAAGGAAAAGTCGAAGGTGCTCTTCAAAGGTATGCCTGTGGGGTCCGTAGGCGCGCTGCAATATGAGCCGAAGACAGACAAGATTCTGGTCCGCATCGATCTGCAGAGCGAGGTGGAGATCCCCTCCAATGTGCATCCGTATCTGGAAAGCTCGCTCTTCGGTGACTCTCACATTTCCCTGAGAACGGATCCCGTGGCGGCAGGAAATGGAACGCTCGCGTCCATCACGGAGAAGCATCGGGGGTCGCTGGAAGAACTGCACCGCATCGAGGGTGTGCGCCTGAGCCGCGCCGACTCCGTGCTTCCGGGCCTGGATCAAAATGCCAGGAAGGCCATCGATGCCGCGGCGGATGCCATGGTGGAGGTGAAGGCCATGGCCACTGTCTCCAAGGACATGCTGAAGACGGTGAATGACGACATGGATCACCTGGTGATGACGCCCGTAAAGGAAACGGTGGACGAACTGAAACGGCTCATCGCGGGACCGGAAGGCCAGCAGGATGCAGGCCTCGCCTTCGAGCTGAAGAATGCGGTGACGGAGCTGGAGCAAAGCACCACGGCGATGAACGTGCTCTTCAACGGGAGCAAGGATGGCTCGAAGAAGGGACTCATCGATCTCACCCAAAAGATCGATGGCGGGTGGCAGGACATTGTGAGCACGCTGCTGGAGGGCAAGGAAGAGACCGTGAATGAATTGCAAAAGGTCTCCGCAGCGCTCGACAAAGCAGGCAAGGCGATCAGCCGCAGTGAAACTCAAATCCAGAAACTGGGCACCGCCTCAGACAAGGTGGGCGACGCAGCGCGGCGCGTGGATGTCTTCATGGAAATGCTCTCCCTCAAGCCGAACGCCGTGGTGTGGGGCAAGAACAAAGAGCAGGACCGGATGATCGAGCAACGCGGCGGCACAGTGACTCCGCGATCTGGAACGAGTGGCCAGAGGACGGCACCTGCTGTCCCGCGCAAGTAA
- a CDS encoding GFA family protein, with protein sequence MPLSTPITGGCACGAIRYECTEAPMAMFSCHCRECQRASGGPYSPATLFPVTAFKITQGTPKYHDRPSDGGGQHTRGFCPDCGSRLFGAVNPAFPFIGVVASSLDDPSIFKPAFDIFTADAQPWDLMDPALPKHEQYAPM encoded by the coding sequence ATGCCACTCTCTACCCCCATCACTGGCGGATGCGCCTGCGGAGCCATCCGGTACGAATGCACCGAGGCACCCATGGCCATGTTCTCCTGTCATTGTCGCGAATGCCAGCGCGCCAGTGGCGGTCCCTATTCGCCCGCCACGCTGTTCCCCGTCACGGCTTTCAAGATCACCCAGGGCACGCCGAAGTACCATGACCGTCCCAGTGATGGTGGCGGCCAGCACACGCGCGGCTTCTGCCCGGATTGTGGTTCGCGGTTGTTTGGCGCGGTGAATCCGGCCTTCCCCTTCATCGGGGTCGTCGCTTCGAGCCTGGATGACCCGTCCATCTTCAAGCCGGCCTTTGACATCTTCACCGCAGATGCGCAGCCGTGGGACCTCATGGACCCGGCACTGCCCAAGCATGAGCAGTATGCACCGATGTGA